Part of the Equus caballus isolate H_3958 breed thoroughbred chromosome 18, TB-T2T, whole genome shotgun sequence genome is shown below.
TATCCATTcgactctccttcctcttccatgaAGACCGTGCTACTACTGacattttattgtctctatacATTTGCCATTTCTAGAATGACATAAAATTGGTGTTCTACAATAGCCTCTTCAGATCGCTTCTTTCACATAGAAATAAGCGTTAAAATTCAttcatgtctttttgtgacttaatgctttgtttccttttatcactaaataataataatgcattttATAGCCGTACCCCGGTTCTTTCTCCACTCACctattgaagaacatcttggtcaTTTCCAGTGcttagaaagtataaataaagctactatctatattagcccacaggtgttttgtaaacctatttccaaattacttgggtaaatacctaagaatgcagttgctggattgtgtggtaagaCTATGCTcatctttgtaagaaactgccaaactgtcttctgatatggctgtaccattttgctttccagatcgcaatgaatgagagtttgctttgccccacatcctcacgtgcagttggtattgtcagtttcctgcatttatcagttctaataggtgtgtagaagtgtctcattgaggttttatttGAAATTCCCGAATGACCTGTGGCGGTGGTTGTCTGTCCTCAGGCTCGTttgccatctatatgtcttctttggtgagggatatattcaggtcttttgcccatttttcaataagattgtttatttttttgttgtggttgactttttttttttgaagattttattttttcctttttctccccaaagccccccagcacatagttgcatatttctcattgtgggttcttctagttgtggcacgtgggacactgcctcagcgtggcttgacgagcagtgccatgtctgcacccaggattcgaaccaacgaaacactgggatgcctgcagcagagcgcgcgaacgtaaccactcagccacggggccagccccctgttgtggttgacttttaagaattctttacatatatcttggacatattttctttatcatatatctGTTTTGCGAATATCGTCTGCCAGTCTGTAATTTGTCCTTTGACTGATCGATTTTGCCTTCCAcaaagcaggagtttttaatttaataaagtctagcttggggccagcccgctggcacagtggtgaagttcacgcactccacttcggcagcctggggttcacaggttcggatcctgggtgtagacctacacacagcttgtcaagccatgccgtgacagcatcccacaggccaaatagaggaaaatcggcacagatgttagctcagggtcaaccttccttaccaaaataataaataaagtctaacatcagttttttttcatagattacattttcagtttgtatcttaataacataattccagattcgagtccacttagagtttgttgcataatctttttagaagttgtattgttttgcattacatttaggtctctgttccattttctaaaagtttgtgaaagtgtaaattctatatctatatctatgttcATTTTTGTAAGAGCTTTAATGAGGTGCAATTGATAGAAAAAGAACCTGACATATCTAATATGTACTATTTGATGACTTGCCCCCCCATATCAACTGACAGATAtgtataaatttctcctttagcCTGTGACAGGGTGGATCACATTGATTTGATTTTGGAATGCTGATACAACCTTGCATACCTgaataaatttcctctttgtcctggtgtatgattgttttacattgttggcttcagttttctaatatttgtagAAGACAGTAACAGCTCATTTCTGAGACTTGCTGTTCTCAAGTTTTCCCTACTTTTAaactctagttttgcttttaggGTACTGCTGGGctcataagatgagttggaaagtgttgaCTCTGgttatattttctggaacagattgTTGGGAGCACTAGGTTtatggagggagacctggctgaggccctaaaagctgcatcccacagctttcccATTGGATAGgcaacaagcaggaaatggtattcggagtcagggaccagaagcccagggggatccagtctaggtcagaggtgaacagggagcccctagtgggcccgagaaggaagagtcctgcctgcccatggtccatgtccacaggaccttcctctggcctcgtcctctctatgtgcacgttttgagcttttgacggtattttccccacttagagctgaagccattgcggagactgaatcagaaaacaaggtcctaatctgtgtgcaagagaaaccgggaaaatgttccctcttctggCAGAGTGTCgaaaggcagccactgtcctgggcaggacgtGTGCTAGGGACAGGCACGTGCTAGTTTGACAGACACGCCCAGCTTAGTGGTTGTGGCTCTGCCTGAGAAAACACCTCCAACCGCTTAGTCCCAAGAGGTCGGAGgggccatctctgctcctggacagggtgaaccacactgcaatgatcctgtcctcgGCGGGAGGGGCACTTGGGCACGTCCTTCAGTAGCCAGGGAGGggactggcacttctcccttctccacataaactgagccgctcactctgggagatttctaaattcgaggaggaatgtgagtttctggatcTGGTTTCCATGAGCGCTGCGAGCGAAAGActcacacctccactcccaggattagaaagaagcaacaatttaatataatactcAAACGGAGCATTTACCATTGACAACAAAATATGGCCCCGCCAAATAGGGAAATAGGTGCTGggcaaaaggggggagggggaagaggggttGGTGCCTTCCCTCGTGGCCAACAGGGAACCCCAAGAAACGGATCACAAAGTTCTCCTCATCAGAATCAGGGGAGGTGGCCCTGTGCACCCCGAGTGTCAACGCTGTGTCCCCGCTGtagctcagctggtctcaggagggtcatcgaccaccaccactgggcccttggttgggggtctggtgtctggagaaagagaggcatttcctgagcggcctgccctggaaccacagtgcacaccccatcccggcccccactgcgctctgtgctccagccctgtgctcagtgctcagtcagccaagagcaccccatctgtccctgacacaggggctgatatttagcgtcacccacttcacagaggaggaaaccagtcCCAGAAACGTGAGTGCAATCGCCCAGGACGggactgctcagcagtggagctggaacccagggccagctgtctgcctccccaggcccacgctcagcctgaatgtttcctgagcccATGGTTTCAGCCACTGCCGGTCTGGACACTCACTCTGGCCTGAGCGGTTCTTCTTGCCTttgaagaagagtcgaatctttctgacccagtggtatcggggctccagctggcaggacaggctgtagctacaggacagagcggagctgggagctctcaggagccacacatcacatgtgcatcctggagcctgccagcagctggggTCGAAGGGCCGCAGGGGTCGCCATGCAATCAGATCAGGGGCTGACCATGGAGCAAcggccatgggctctggagctggtcagcagagagaggctgccctgccctcccccaactcctgacccgactcacctctcctccttgctcaggggctccacggcctggaaccaggccccaaagtgctcgtcgggctgcacggtgtacagatttgcagcctcctggagcagctcgatCTCGTCCATCATTTTGAATTGCTAGGACAGAGCAAGCACAGGATGCCCACAGGGCCTgagtgggggaccctgcagggctcgtggagggggtgaggaagggggcaaggggccagtctggggcctttgcccacttgggaaccctccctccctgcgATTCCAGTCAGGGCTTGCCTGCTCTCACACTTGGCCCAAaatagctcctcctccaggaaggagtctttgatgccagcccttcccccacccgccaATGCCATAGGATCCCTAGCTCTGTATATCGAACTGTGCAAATAAAGGTTCCACCCTGGGGATTGGGCCAGAGGGGGTCCTGCCCACTGACGGGGGGTCTCTGAtttccaacccccaccctccccaccgggAGGCCGCAGCCgcttacctcattccatttccgacagttgagcacattgccctggaaagcagacagccGCAGTCCATGAGAAACAGCCCCCTTGGGCCAGCACTAGCCCCCGTCCACACCTCTTGCAATGTTGCActactgccagtgggcaggcccatccagagcccggacttggacctgggccagtctctgggctccagagcagggggcGCAGAGCAACTGAGGCAACAGACCTTGtgacccaaccctctctgatgacacgtggggagactcaggcctcaggcaggaagggacagctcagcctctgatgtgcttcctgactgggaggggcccgacttctcttccctcactggcagggtcagagggagaggctgagtccagctcagacaccacctcctgcggccacacagtcaggcagctctgagcctcagcagcccagggaacctggacggtggcttatgcagagcctgcatcacccactggggagatgggcctgACACCCCAACTCCCACATGAGCCTGGAGGCCCTGCTGagaggacctttgccaaatgcagagagctcagggctcaggacaggactctctcctccccaccctcaggagcctgagcccccggacccacctccaggctcactcacctccacataatcctccatcgtagcgtccagcagctccagggaacgGAAGATCGTCACCagggaggggatgacaccctgtgccgccatcgggatgggcatggtgatgagctcccgctctcaggtgcccccatgaaccttcccctgaaacccctcagcccagcctcctgcccaccccacgctcccacacagagcagcctaggatcctcgggataccccaacacacacaattccctcccccgctcccctccaggaacaccaaactccatcagtcaagtcccagggctggctgttggcccctcccaggggcagtggcccctgcccttccccaccccaaatctgccctgctgccagcccttccaggcctcctcctgctcactgccactgcaggcccgtcatgcttggcagccacagcagattcgcctgaggaggaaggcccctctcctgagggaggtctccagctgggagggggagccccctctcctctgactcctgggcccctcccccacagtcaccctcacctgctgccgctgcctctcctgggctccctggcgggccctctctgcagtctttaacacggaggtcgcctcctgtCGGGGCCGAGGACAGGGTCAGTGCGCCCATACTCCCCTCCGcatgtcccccaaggcccctgatctcagaccctggccatcggctccggtcccctgctgcctctgctgctcccacctccagggtgctctgattctagaccagtcccagctccaggactcagtcctgtgtgaccttgggcctgcccaggcctccctggccctctttcctcagctgaaaagtgtgaggagaacgtcacctgcttccaggagtctcctgaggactcagagtcatctgcgtgtcatcactgctctgccctcacctctcgaggaggagccgGCACCAATCTCCTCccgttcctgtcctcccttggatggtagcaccccgctgggaggcctgcaccgctgatcatttccctccacttcccagaggaggagacggaggcccccagaggggc
Proteins encoded:
- the LOC138918761 gene encoding ral guanine nucleotide dissociation stimulator-like, coding for MALLELFKTLVPAHCLGSIWSERDNREREYLAPTVRDTVMHDNAVANCILVTCLGDASMTAQDRARVVEVWIRVAEECRGLGNFCSLHTILSALQSPAIARLQDTWGQVSRESSRTWKKWVRREKRVSRELLVQEATSVLKTAERARQGAQERQRQQGVIPSLVTIFRSLELLDATMEDYVEGNVLNCRKWNEQFKMMDEIELLQEAANLYTVQPDEHFGAWFQAVEPLSKEESYSLSCQLEPRYHWVRKIRLFFKGKKNRSGQNTRPPTKGPVVVVDDPPETS